The Candidatus Paceibacterota bacterium sequence AAGTGTTCGAAGAAGTTGAATTGGTGAAAGTAAAACATTCAAGACTGGAGAAACCTGGGAAAATAGCCGTACCTCCAACAATATTTTTATAACCGGAAGCAGAGTTACCTATACCTGTAACGCTATTTTTGTAGCCAAAAGCATTTGCATAATTTCCACTTGCTGAATTTGCGTATCCGACTTGGATTGGATTGAGATTATTTATGTCATTTCCAAACGAGGAATTTATCGTTGATTGAATCTCATAGCGCGACGGAATTTCTAAATTACCTAAAGGCCCAGCGTAGCCAATTGTGCCGTTGGAAACCCCGGCTGTTGGAGGAAGATTTTTTAAAGTGTAGATCTCAGCTTCAAGTTTGTCATTCAATGCTTGAAGTTTTTGATTAAGAAGCGTTTCGCTTACTCCATTGTTGATGATGGTCGTATTTGAATTATTGGTAGAAGAATTTTTTGGCGGCGGAAGAGAGGAAGAAATATTATCGATAATAGTGGTGTTGTTGGTCTTCTTCGGCGGCGTGGCTCCTGTGGGAGTGACTTTAATTGTTGTGGAAGTGGGGGTCGGGAATTTAAAGAGAGCAAGGAATGAATTAAAAAAGGAGGAGATTGAGTCAAGGACAGAAGCTCCGAGAGAGGAGTAGCTATTAACTATTGCACCTGGAATAGAAGTATAGGCAGCCGCTACCTGCTTTGCTGACGAGATAAGAATATTATTTGTATTAAAAGCCAGCCGACCATTTTTTAGATCCAGGGAAGAATTGGAGCTTCGTTTGAGCGGAGTTGGCACAGAATCCTCTTTGGCAAAAACAACCTCTCCGGATAGAGCGGTTTTAACGGATATGGCGAGAACTAGAAGATAGAGAGTCGGCCTAAAAAAAAGACGTTTCATTAACAAAAACTTAGATTGTATCCCTCGGAGATAATTTTAGCATGGAGAAGGGGGCAGTCAAGGGAAAGCAAATCTTTAAATCAGGCCCAAGAATGGCCGTTTTTAGCTAGCCCTCAAATATCTAAGTATAATAGCAGGTCTAGAGATCGGATCTCTCAATTACTTAGTAAATTCTTTCCAGAAATTGAGTTTATCTAGACCGGAGGCGAAACTACCCAAAACCTTTGGCCATTGAGGTTCAATTGGTTCTACCTTACTGCGAATATCGTGAAGTCCTTTAAAGCCGTGTACTGAATCATCTTCCCAGGTAACCTGCTTTACATCATTAAAGTTATGTTCAAATGGTTTCTCTTCCAGAAACTGGTAGATCTTATCCATCGCCTTTTGAGGCTCGCGAGTCAGCTCTTCAAACTCCACAAAATGCATCCGGTCAAGATAACCGCGACCAACAGCATCGCGAATCCGACTGTAAGCAAGGCCTACCGGCTGATCTACCTGCATCCAGACGTCGGTGCGCCCTTCAACTGTTTGAAATTTAAAATAGTTGGCACTCTCCTGCCCTACTTGAGTGGTCTTAGCGTTAGCTCGCCAAAGTTTTTCAAAGCTTGCTAAAACATCGCGAATGTCACGAACTGGCACTAGAATTTTAGCTCGGCGACCCAGAACCGCTTCAGCCATCTCAATCAGCGAAAGCCAGCCTCGACATTTATCAAAGACGACAGGTTTTTCTACATCATCATAATAACTTTCGAGAATGCCGCGCAAAACCCTTAGGAGCGCGGCATCATTCGGGGCCGCCTTAAACTCCACCAGATTGTGCCACTGATTACGCACGCCGAACATCACATCCATGATGCCGCTAGTACCGGTGGTATGAAAACGTGGGTTCTGTGCCAGAATGTTCGCTAGCAAAGTTGAGCCTGATCGTGGCAATCCTGAAATGAAATGATAGGTTCGCTTCATTGGCGCAATTATAGCAGAGTCTTATTGGAGAACATGGACTGGAACTTCTTCGGGGTGGACGGGATTAGTGCCAGAAATTGCGGGTAAAGATTTGTCTACCACTTGTCTATAGATTAAAAGGAGAGAAATGAATGTCAGAGGAACAGTAACAAATAAACCAACTCCTAAACAGATAGCCCCTAAGATATTAATACCTGCTGAAGTAAGAAAGAAAAGAAAAAGTTCGGTAGTTAAGTGTCTGGTATTTTGCCAACTTCCCTTAATGGCCTGAACCGGACCCATATTTTCATCTACAATCAGAAAAAGGACAAAACATAATCTGATGCCGACAATTAAAGCGATTATAATAAAAATGGCCGCCAGAATTAATCCGACGGCTAAATTAATACCGGCTATTTTTACTAAAGCGAAAATCAAACCAAATCCGACAATAGCGATTGCTCCGAGGATAATTCCACAAAGAATACCTCCGCCGATGAAACGCCAAAAATAATTGGTGTAGGATAGTAATTCCTTAATTT is a genomic window containing:
- a CDS encoding glycerophosphoryl diester phosphodiesterase membrane domain-containing protein, with the translated sequence MTMDNFGLMLRACLIGLGLSIISNYLNNGSHTSDTSTALLFAFCAIAVSILSVLVHIGFIKLGLRLIDGEKPKIKELLSYTNYFWRFIGGGILCGIILGAIAIVGFGLIFALVKIAGINLAVGLILAAIFIIIALIVGIRLCFVLFLIVDENMGPVQAIKGSWQNTRHLTTELFLFFLTSAGINILGAICLGVGLFVTVPLTFISLLLIYRQVVDKSLPAISGTNPVHPEEVPVHVLQ
- a CDS encoding sulfotransferase, which produces MKRTYHFISGLPRSGSTLLANILAQNPRFHTTGTSGIMDVMFGVRNQWHNLVEFKAAPNDAALLRVLRGILESYYDDVEKPVVFDKCRGWLSLIEMAEAVLGRRAKILVPVRDIRDVLASFEKLWRANAKTTQVGQESANYFKFQTVEGRTDVWMQVDQPVGLAYSRIRDAVGRGYLDRMHFVEFEELTREPQKAMDKIYQFLEEKPFEHNFNDVKQVTWEDDSVHGFKGLHDIRSKVEPIEPQWPKVLGSFASGLDKLNFWKEFTK